The window GCGCGGGCGTCCTGAAGTACCGGCAGATGGGCTACTGGATGCCCGACTACGTGCCGAAGGACACCGACACGATCTGCCTCTTCCGCATCACGCCGCAGGACGGCGTGGACCCGGTGGAGGCCGCGGCTGCGGTGGCCGGCGAGTCCAGCACCGCGACCTGGACCGTCGTGTGGACCGACCGCCTGACGGCCTGCGACAGCTACCGCGCCAAGGCCTACAAGGTGGAGCCGGTGCCGGGCATTCCGGGGCAGTTCTTCGCCTGGGTGGCCTACGACATCATCCTGTTCGAGGAAGGCTCGATCGCCAACATGACGGCGAGCCTGATCGGCAACGTGTTCTCGTTCAAGCCGCTGAAGGCGGCGCGGCTCGAGGACATCCGCATCCCGGTCGCCTACGTGAAGACCTTCAAGGGCCCGCCGACCGGTCTGGTGGTGGAGCGCGAGCGGCTGGACAAGTTCGGCCGCCCGCTGCTGGGCGCCACGACCAAGCCCAAGCTGGGCCTGTCGGGTCGCAACTACGGCCGCGTGGTCTACGAGGGCCTGAAGGGCGGCCTCGATTTCATGAAGGACGACGAGAACATCAACTCGCAGCCTTTCATGCACTGGCGCGACCGCTACCTCTACGTGATGGACGCGGTGAACAAGGCCAGCGCGGCCACCGGCGAGATCAAGGGCAGCTACCTGAACGTGACGGCCGCGACCATGGAGGACATGTACGAGCGCGCCGAGTTCGCCAAGGAACTGGGCAGCGTGATCGTGATGATCGACCTGGTGATCGGCTACACGGCGATCCAGAGCATGAGCAACTGGGCGCGCCGGAACGACGTGATCCTGCACCTGCACCGCGCCGGCCACGGCACCTACACGCGCCAGAAGAACCACGGCGTGAGCTTCCGCGTGATCGCCAAGTGGATGCGGCTGGCCGGCGTGGACCACATCCACACCGGCACCGCAGTCGGCAAGCTCGAGGGCGACCCGATGACGGTGCAGGGCTACTACAACGTGTGCCGCGACAGCGTCACGAAGCAGGACCTGCCGCGCGGACTGTTCTTCGACCAGGACTGGGCCGACCTGAAGAAGGTGATGCCGGTGGCGAGCGGCGGCATCCACGCCGGCCAGATGCACCAGCTGATCGACCTGTTCGGCGACGACGTGGTGCTGCAGTTCGGCGGCGGCACGATCGGCCACCCGCAGGGCATCCAGGCCGGGGCGGTGGCCAACCGCGTGGCACTGGAATGCATGGTGAAGGCGCGCAACGAAGGCCGCGACATCAAGAACGAGGGCCCGGAGATCCTGCGCAAGGCCGCGCAGTTCTGCGCGCCGCTGAAGCAGGCGCTCGACACCTGGGGCGAGATCAGCTTCAACTACACCCCGACCGACACCAGCGACTACGCCGTCACGCCGGGCGTGGCCTGACAGGGAGCACCCGACCATGATGACCAACCCCACCGGCCGCCTGACCCAGGGCCAGTTCAGCTTCCTGCCGGACCTGAGCGACGCCGAGATCACGCTGCAGATCGAGTACGGCCTCGGCAAGGGCTATGCGTGGAGCGTGGAGTACACCGACGATCCGCACCCGCGCAACACCTACTGGGAGATGTACGGCAACCCGATGTTCGACCTGCACGACGCCGCCGGCGTGCTGATGGAACTCAACCACTGTCGCAAGACCTTCCCGAACCACTACATCCGCCTGATGGCCTTCGACTCGACACGCGGCATCGAGTCGATCGCGATGAGCTTCATCGTCAACCGTCCTTCGAAGGAGCCGGGCTTCATGCTCGATCGCCAGGAAAGCAACGGCCGCACGATGCGCTACCAGGTGCGCGGCTACGCCGCCGAGCAGCCCGAAGGCGAACGCTACGGCGAGCGCTGAAGCACGCTGACGAGTCCGCCATGAACCAGCCGCTGTACGCCATCCCCGGAGCCTCCGAGGCCGTGCCGCCGGTCTCGGTCGCCGCGGCATCGGCGTCCGGCGCGACGACGGTGGCCGAGGTGCTGGCCGACAGCCAGGTGGAGGCGGTGCTCGACGAGCTGGACCGCGACCTCATCGGCCTGGCACCGGTGAAGCAGCGCATCCGCGACATCGCCGCACTGCTGGTGATCGACAAGCTCCGGCTCAACCTGGGCCTCGCCGCGCAGTCGCCGTCGCTGCACATGAGCTTCACCGGCAACCCCGGCACCGGCAAGACGACGGTGGCGATGCGCATGGCCGAGATCCTGCACCGCCTGGGCTATGTGCGCAAAGGCCATCTGGTGGCGGTGACGCGCGACGACCTGGTGGGGCAATACATCGGCCACACCGCGCCCAAGACCAAGGAAGTGCTGAAGAAGGCGATGGGCGGCGTGCTGTTCATCGACGAGGCCTACTACCTGTACCGCCCCGAGAACGAGCGCGACTACGGCCAGGAGGCGATCGAGATCCTGCTGCAGGTGATGGAGAACCAGCGCGACGACCTGGTGGTGATCCTCGCCGGCTACAAGGACCGCATGGACACCTTCTTCAAGTCCAATCCCGGCATGAGCTCCCGCGTTGCGCACCACCTCGACTTCCCGGACTACAACCAGACGGAGCTGCTGAGCATCGCCGACCTGATGCTGCAGCAGCAGAACTACCGCTTCGACACGGCTCCCGGCGCCGACGCCCGCGCGGCCTTCGGCGACTACCTGAACCTGCGCATCGCGCAGCCGCACTTCGCCAACGCACGCAGCGTGCGCAACGCGCTGGACCGCGCGCGCCTGCGCCAGGCCAGCCGGCTGTTCGCGGACCGCCACCGGGCGCTGAGCCGCGACGACCTCACGACGCTCAGCGCCGACGACATCCACGGCAGCCGGCTGTTCCAGCGCGGCTGACCCACAAGAACACCACACTGCACAGGAGCCCCCCATGGACCCCATCGAGCTCGAGCAATGGCTCTCGGCGCACCCTCCGGCGCTGGCCGACGTGATCCGGCACGTGGCGGCGGCCTGCGCACGCATCAGCCGGGCGGCCGCGCGCGCGCCGCTGGCGGGGCAGCTCGGCGGCGCCGGCTCGCTCAACTCGCAGGGCGAGCCGCAGCAGCGGCTCGACGTGCTGGCCGATGCCTGCGTGTCGCAGGCGCTGTCAGCCTGCACCCATGTGGCCGGCTGGGTCAGCGAGGAGCACGCCGATGTGACGGTGTCGCCCGAGCACGGCAGCGGCGGCGCCTACCTGGTGGTGTTCGATCCGCTCGACGGCTCGTCGAACGTCGAGACCAACGTGGCGATCGGCAGCATCTTCTCGGTGCTGCCCCACCTGTTCCGCGGCACGCCGGCCAGCGCGGCCGCCTTCATGCAGCCGGGCCGGCGCCAGGTGGCGGCCGGCTACGCGATCTACGGCCCCTCGACGGTGCTGGTGCTGAGCCTGGGCCAGGGCGTGCACATGTTCACCCTCGACCCGGACGCGCCCGGCGACGCCGCTCGCTGGGTGCTGACGCGGGCGGACGTGGAAGTGCCGGTGTCGACCACCGAGTTCGCGATCAACGCCTCGAACCAGCGCTTCTGGGAGAAGCCGGTGCAGCGTTACGTGGCCGAGTGCCTTGCGGGCCAGAGCGGGCCACGCGGCCGCGACTTCAACATGCGCTGGGTGGCCAGCCTGGTGGCCGAGGTGCACCGCATCCTCACGCGCGGCGGCGTCTTCCTGTACCCGCGCGACAGCAGGGAGCCCTTCAGGCCCGGG is drawn from Methylibium petroleiphilum PM1 and contains these coding sequences:
- a CDS encoding form I ribulose bisphosphate carboxylase large subunit, with the protein product MEDAAITDVKKRYSAGVLKYRQMGYWMPDYVPKDTDTICLFRITPQDGVDPVEAAAAVAGESSTATWTVVWTDRLTACDSYRAKAYKVEPVPGIPGQFFAWVAYDIILFEEGSIANMTASLIGNVFSFKPLKAARLEDIRIPVAYVKTFKGPPTGLVVERERLDKFGRPLLGATTKPKLGLSGRNYGRVVYEGLKGGLDFMKDDENINSQPFMHWRDRYLYVMDAVNKASAATGEIKGSYLNVTAATMEDMYERAEFAKELGSVIVMIDLVIGYTAIQSMSNWARRNDVILHLHRAGHGTYTRQKNHGVSFRVIAKWMRLAGVDHIHTGTAVGKLEGDPMTVQGYYNVCRDSVTKQDLPRGLFFDQDWADLKKVMPVASGGIHAGQMHQLIDLFGDDVVLQFGGGTIGHPQGIQAGAVANRVALECMVKARNEGRDIKNEGPEILRKAAQFCAPLKQALDTWGEISFNYTPTDTSDYAVTPGVA
- a CDS encoding ribulose bisphosphate carboxylase small subunit; this encodes MMTNPTGRLTQGQFSFLPDLSDAEITLQIEYGLGKGYAWSVEYTDDPHPRNTYWEMYGNPMFDLHDAAGVLMELNHCRKTFPNHYIRLMAFDSTRGIESIAMSFIVNRPSKEPGFMLDRQESNGRTMRYQVRGYAAEQPEGERYGER
- the cbbX gene encoding CbbX protein, which gives rise to MNQPLYAIPGASEAVPPVSVAAASASGATTVAEVLADSQVEAVLDELDRDLIGLAPVKQRIRDIAALLVIDKLRLNLGLAAQSPSLHMSFTGNPGTGKTTVAMRMAEILHRLGYVRKGHLVAVTRDDLVGQYIGHTAPKTKEVLKKAMGGVLFIDEAYYLYRPENERDYGQEAIEILLQVMENQRDDLVVILAGYKDRMDTFFKSNPGMSSRVAHHLDFPDYNQTELLSIADLMLQQQNYRFDTAPGADARAAFGDYLNLRIAQPHFANARSVRNALDRARLRQASRLFADRHRALSRDDLTTLSADDIHGSRLFQRG
- a CDS encoding class 1 fructose-bisphosphatase; its protein translation is MDPIELEQWLSAHPPALADVIRHVAAACARISRAAARAPLAGQLGGAGSLNSQGEPQQRLDVLADACVSQALSACTHVAGWVSEEHADVTVSPEHGSGGAYLVVFDPLDGSSNVETNVAIGSIFSVLPHLFRGTPASAAAFMQPGRRQVAAGYAIYGPSTVLVLSLGQGVHMFTLDPDAPGDAARWVLTRADVEVPVSTTEFAINASNQRFWEKPVQRYVAECLAGQSGPRGRDFNMRWVASLVAEVHRILTRGGVFLYPRDSREPFRPGRLRLLYEAAPMAWLMEQAGAAATTGTGPLLELVPDALHHKVPVILGSRDEVERIVTYHEDPSANVSWQLFKTRSLFIQPQA